A region from the Nostoc sp. HK-01 genome encodes:
- a CDS encoding UvrD/REP helicase, translated as MSDTNFTATVPLESAQTELSHSSAVLSLGEKILAIRNGLRQGQQQMADWESGPLAVSAVPGAGKSTGMAAAAAIAIARQYERLAQSRSSVHHQLVVVTFTRSAAANIKAKIRQYLRDGLSLPQTGFAVYTLHGLALNIASRYPDLSGLELENLTLITPSQSHRLIRTAVEQWINNNPEKYFRLLEGQQFDGEETERLRRQSVLRTEVLPDLATTVIHEAKSSGISPEQLEQWSQQTSDQYAILSIAAGLYEQYQNLMRSRDFIDYDDMILAALRVLENHSARRIEQNQVFAVFEDEAQDSSPLQTKLLEILASNSAEEAGEQGRQCGLGGFPQEQLPSSRGAGGTSTALNLVRVGDPNQAINSTFTPADPIYFRQFCEECDRGEKLATMNQAGRSTRIIIAAANFALEWVNSFYGAKNRKSPHITTSSPFRSQTIYPVSTNDPQKNANPAPEGKGLELYTPRDIHHTVELLAKRVVELFTPDPANTRAAVLVRENRQGRWLAEMLAPVCKEHKITLYDVGERDRRSHVPQEILGLLQFCDRPHSPDYLKAALEVLVQRQLIPTQDLNALASLPEEFLYPGPLAAPQAEPVEKAAHLCRSLLRARLELPLYQLISFLALALNYDQAELATADKLAERVNQQIAGGSSMGAMLAALSEIVSSERFEPVETEDLEAHYTRPNQLTIITMHKAKGLDWDYVFIPFLHENLIPGRFWVPPQSQFLGDFTLSEVARAQIRAALHGESGIPDVSQAWEQAKHLKTAEEYRLLYVAMTRAKRLLWMSAAQKAPFTWSKPENLQEQAPCPVFPALKRQFPESIEV; from the coding sequence ATGTCAGACACAAACTTTACTGCAACTGTACCTTTAGAATCTGCCCAAACGGAATTATCTCATTCATCGGCTGTTTTGTCTTTGGGCGAAAAAATATTAGCCATCCGCAACGGCTTACGCCAGGGACAACAACAGATGGCAGATTGGGAATCTGGGCCATTAGCGGTTTCTGCGGTTCCGGGTGCGGGGAAATCGACGGGGATGGCGGCGGCGGCGGCGATCGCGATCGCCCGTCAGTATGAACGTTTGGCGCAGTCTCGTTCTTCAGTTCACCATCAATTAGTAGTTGTTACATTTACACGTTCGGCTGCGGCTAATATTAAAGCGAAAATTCGGCAATATCTCCGTGACGGTTTATCTTTACCGCAAACAGGTTTTGCTGTCTATACATTACATGGCTTGGCGTTAAATATTGCCAGTCGTTATCCTGATTTATCCGGTTTAGAATTAGAAAATCTGACATTAATTACCCCTAGCCAAAGCCATCGCTTAATTCGCACAGCAGTCGAACAATGGATTAACAACAATCCTGAAAAATATTTCCGTTTACTCGAAGGACAACAATTTGACGGCGAAGAAACAGAAAGATTGCGTCGTCAATCTGTATTGCGAACAGAAGTTTTACCAGATTTAGCAACCACCGTCATACACGAAGCCAAAAGTTCGGGAATATCCCCAGAACAACTAGAACAGTGGAGTCAGCAAACTTCAGACCAATATGCAATTTTAAGCATAGCGGCAGGGTTATACGAACAATACCAAAACTTAATGCGATCGCGCGACTTCATTGACTACGACGACATGATTCTCGCCGCCCTGCGCGTATTAGAAAATCACAGCGCCCGTCGCATCGAACAAAATCAAGTTTTCGCTGTCTTTGAAGACGAAGCCCAAGATTCTAGCCCACTTCAAACGAAACTGTTAGAAATATTAGCTTCTAATTCGGCAGAGGAAGCAGGGGAGCAGGGGAGGCAGTGCGGTCTTGGGGGTTTCCCCCAGGAGCAACTGCCGTCGAGCAGAGGAGCAGGGGGAACATCTACAGCACTCAATTTAGTCAGAGTCGGTGATCCGAATCAAGCGATTAACTCCACTTTTACACCAGCCGACCCAATTTATTTTCGGCAATTTTGTGAAGAGTGCGATCGCGGGGAAAAATTAGCCACAATGAATCAAGCTGGGCGCAGTACGAGAATTATTATTGCTGCGGCTAACTTTGCGCTGGAATGGGTGAATAGCTTTTATGGTGCTAAAAATCGCAAGTCGCCACATATCACCACTTCTTCTCCCTTCCGTTCACAGACAATTTACCCAGTAAGTACGAATGACCCGCAAAAAAATGCCAACCCAGCACCAGAAGGTAAAGGACTAGAACTATATACCCCCCGCGATATTCATCACACAGTCGAACTACTAGCTAAAAGAGTAGTGGAATTATTCACACCAGACCCAGCAAATACCCGTGCGGCTGTGTTGGTGAGAGAAAACCGTCAAGGTCGATGGTTAGCAGAGATGCTGGCTCCTGTGTGCAAAGAGCATAAAATTACACTTTACGATGTCGGGGAACGCGATCGCCGTTCTCACGTACCGCAAGAAATATTGGGATTACTGCAATTTTGCGATCGACCCCACTCACCAGATTATCTGAAAGCTGCCTTAGAGGTATTGGTACAAAGACAATTAATTCCGACCCAAGACCTCAACGCCCTGGCTAGTTTACCAGAAGAGTTTTTATATCCCGGCCCCTTAGCCGCCCCCCAAGCAGAACCAGTCGAAAAAGCGGCTCACCTTTGTCGTAGCTTACTCCGCGCCCGTTTGGAATTACCGCTTTATCAATTAATTTCCTTTCTCGCTTTGGCGTTGAATTACGACCAAGCAGAATTAGCCACTGCTGACAAACTTGCAGAACGAGTCAATCAGCAAATAGCGGGTGGTAGTTCAATGGGTGCAATGCTGGCGGCTTTAAGCGAAATTGTCAGTTCCGAACGCTTTGAACCTGTGGAAACCGAAGATTTAGAAGCACATTACACCCGTCCGAATCAACTCACCATCATTACCATGCACAAAGCTAAAGGGTTAGATTGGGACTATGTTTTCATTCCCTTTCTGCATGAGAATTTGATTCCTGGTAGATTTTGGGTTCCACCACAAAGCCAGTTTTTAGGAGACTTCACCTTATCAGAAGTAGCCCGCGCCCAAATTCGCGCCGCCCTCCACGGAGAATCGGGTATACCGGATGTCAGTCAAGCTTGGGAACAAGCCAAACACTTAAAAACTGCTGAAGAATATCGTTTACTTTATGTGGCGATGACACGCGCCAAACGTTTGTTATGGATGTCTGCGGCGCAAAAAGCACCTTTCACTTGGAGTAAACCAGAGAATTTACAAGAACAAGCCCCTTGCCCTGTGTTTCCAGCTTTAAAACGCCAGTTTCCTGAGTCAATTGAAGTGTAA
- a CDS encoding response regulator receiver domain protein, which translates to MDNPTLEINTSRRQTATLERAKKLKILVVDDEPDNLDLLYRTFRRDFHVLKADSGINALEVLATEGEVAVIISDQRMPEMKGTEFLSKTVPQFPDTVRIILTGFTDIEDLVEAINAGQVYKYITKPWDPGELKAVVQRAAETYDLLKQRTEELRRANAQMALLSVLVQVTQAADTLESILEPIATAFSDSFAADGCILQLVEGNGLASVQGSYSRVGTTVNWLDQDPLVSEAIATGKVQTALNVAKEPKLADISHYQDTGVQAHLVIPITYRNGMLGVLSLQWQQPCSLREDELNLINLSAQLVAIALTSSRCYQGQI; encoded by the coding sequence ATGGATAATCCCACGCTTGAAATAAATACAAGTCGTCGGCAAACAGCTACTTTAGAAAGAGCAAAAAAACTCAAAATATTGGTAGTCGATGATGAGCCAGATAATCTCGATTTACTTTATCGGACTTTTCGGCGCGACTTTCATGTTTTAAAAGCTGATAGCGGTATTAATGCTCTAGAAGTTTTGGCAACGGAAGGAGAAGTAGCAGTTATTATCTCCGATCAGCGAATGCCAGAAATGAAAGGTACGGAGTTTCTGAGCAAAACTGTGCCGCAATTTCCCGATACAGTCAGGATTATCCTCACTGGCTTTACTGATATTGAAGACTTAGTAGAAGCGATTAATGCGGGACAAGTCTACAAATATATCACCAAGCCTTGGGATCCAGGAGAACTGAAGGCCGTAGTCCAAAGAGCCGCAGAAACTTATGACTTGTTGAAGCAACGCACAGAAGAATTGCGTCGCGCCAATGCTCAAATGGCGTTATTGTCTGTGTTAGTCCAAGTCACCCAAGCCGCAGATACTTTAGAGTCAATTCTTGAACCAATAGCTACAGCCTTTAGTGATAGTTTCGCTGCTGATGGCTGTATTTTGCAGCTAGTGGAAGGAAATGGATTAGCGTCTGTTCAAGGTTCTTATAGCCGTGTTGGCACTACTGTCAACTGGCTAGATCAAGACCCCTTGGTAAGTGAAGCGATCGCTACAGGAAAAGTCCAAACAGCTTTAAATGTAGCTAAAGAGCCTAAACTTGCTGACATATCACACTATCAAGATACAGGTGTCCAAGCACATTTAGTTATTCCAATTACCTACCGCAATGGTATGTTAGGTGTGTTGTCACTCCAATGGCAACAACCTTGCTCTTTGCGAGAAGATGAACTGAACCTGATTAATTTATCAGCTCAATTAGTAGCGATCGCCCTTACTAGCAGTCGTTGCTATCAAGGGCAAATTTAG
- a CDS encoding L-proline dehydrogenase / delta-1-pyrroline-5-carboxylate dehydrogenase: protein MVLQVQTSIYEPKTQEIAKQLLTATQENRSFLASLRDQMRWDDKLLAWAMSNPGLRVQLFRFIDTLPALRSKPEIASHLQEYLGDETVELPAALKGMLNFANPDSMPGQVAATTVSTAVETLAHKYISGENIKQVIKTVERLRKEKMAFTIDLLGEAVITEAEAQSYLERYQELIAQLVEASKNWAHIPAIDEADGEKLPKVQVSVKLTAFYSQFDPLDAEGSEARVSDRIRNLLRYAKELGAAIHFDMEQYAYKDLTLNILQNLLLEDEFRQRTDIGITIQAYLRDSEQDARNVIAWLKQRGYPLTIRLVKGAYWDQETIKAAQKHWPQPVYNDKVATDANFEAITQLLLENHQYVYAAIGSHNVRSQARAIAIAESLKVPRRCFEMQVLYGMGDKLAKALVDQGYRVRVYCPYGELLPGMAYLIRRLLENTANSSFLRQNLENRPVEELLAPPDLSHAEARRRGEEDKSFVGATDTDYAEEERRKEAAQAFEGVRRELGKTYLPLINGEYVNTLEVIDSVNPSNYSQVIGKVGLISVEQAEQAMQAAKAAFPGWKKTPVKQRADILRKAGDLLEERRAELSALIVLEVGKPVKEADAEVSEAIDFCRYYADEMERLYQGVNYDVPGETNRYIYQPRGIAVVISPWNFPLAIACGMTVAALVTGNCTLLKPAETSSIITAKLTEILVEAGIPKGVFQYVPGKGSQVGAYLVSHPDTHVIAFTGSQEVGCRIYSEAATLKPMQRHMKRVIAEMGGKNAIIVDESADLDQAVVGVVQSAFGYSGQKCSACSRVIVVESIYDTFVARLVEATKSLNIGEAELPSTQVGPVIDANARDRIREYIEKGKAEAKLALELPSPAQGYFIGPVIFSEVPPDGVIAQQEIFGPVLAVIKVRDFAEALQVANGTNYALTGGLYSRTPSHIQQAQEEFEVGNLYINRNITGAIVARQPFGGFKLSGVGSKAGGPDYLLQFLEPRTITENIQRQGFAPIEGAD from the coding sequence GTGGTGTTACAAGTACAAACAAGCATCTACGAACCTAAAACCCAGGAAATTGCTAAACAACTCTTAACCGCTACCCAAGAAAATCGCTCGTTTTTAGCTTCCTTGCGTGACCAAATGCGCTGGGATGATAAATTACTAGCTTGGGCAATGAGTAATCCTGGTTTGCGGGTGCAGCTTTTTCGCTTTATTGATACTCTCCCGGCGTTACGCAGTAAGCCAGAAATTGCCTCACATTTACAAGAATATTTAGGCGATGAAACTGTCGAATTACCAGCCGCCCTCAAGGGTATGCTCAATTTTGCTAACCCTGATTCTATGCCGGGACAAGTGGCAGCAACAACTGTCTCCACGGCGGTGGAAACATTAGCGCATAAATATATTTCTGGCGAAAATATTAAACAAGTCATCAAAACAGTTGAACGCCTGCGGAAAGAAAAGATGGCTTTCACTATTGATTTACTTGGTGAAGCTGTCATTACAGAAGCAGAAGCGCAGTCTTATTTAGAACGCTATCAAGAATTAATTGCACAGTTGGTAGAAGCATCAAAGAATTGGGCGCATATTCCGGCGATTGATGAAGCTGATGGCGAAAAGCTACCAAAAGTCCAAGTTTCTGTGAAATTAACCGCGTTTTATTCGCAATTTGACCCTTTAGATGCTGAAGGTAGTGAGGCAAGAGTTAGCGATCGCATTCGTAATTTATTACGTTATGCCAAAGAGTTAGGTGCAGCTATCCATTTTGATATGGAACAGTATGCGTATAAAGATTTAACTCTAAATATTTTGCAAAATTTATTGTTAGAAGATGAGTTTCGCCAACGTACAGATATAGGGATAACAATCCAAGCATACTTGCGTGATAGTGAACAAGATGCCAGAAATGTAATTGCTTGGTTGAAGCAGCGCGGATATCCGCTAACTATTCGGTTGGTTAAAGGTGCGTATTGGGATCAAGAAACTATCAAAGCTGCTCAAAAGCATTGGCCGCAACCTGTTTACAATGACAAGGTGGCGACAGATGCAAATTTTGAAGCTATTACCCAGTTGTTGCTGGAAAATCATCAATATGTATATGCTGCCATTGGTAGTCATAATGTGCGATCGCAAGCACGGGCAATTGCTATAGCTGAAAGTTTAAAGGTTCCCCGCCGTTGCTTTGAAATGCAGGTGTTGTATGGGATGGGGGATAAGTTAGCGAAGGCTTTGGTGGATCAGGGTTATCGGGTTAGGGTTTATTGCCCTTACGGGGAATTGTTACCGGGGATGGCTTACCTGATTCGGCGGTTGTTGGAAAATACTGCTAATAGTTCGTTTTTACGGCAGAATTTGGAGAATCGGCCGGTTGAGGAACTACTAGCGCCACCGGATTTGTCTCACGCAGAGGCGCGGAGGCGCGGAGAGGAAGACAAGAGTTTTGTGGGGGCGACGGATACTGATTATGCTGAGGAGGAGAGAAGGAAGGAAGCGGCGCAGGCTTTTGAGGGTGTGCGTCGGGAGTTGGGGAAGACGTATCTACCTTTGATTAATGGGGAGTATGTTAATACTCTTGAGGTGATTGATTCTGTTAATCCTTCTAATTACAGTCAGGTGATTGGCAAGGTTGGATTGATTAGTGTGGAACAAGCAGAACAGGCGATGCAGGCGGCGAAGGCGGCGTTTCCTGGGTGGAAGAAAACGCCTGTGAAGCAAAGGGCTGATATTTTACGCAAGGCGGGGGATTTGTTGGAAGAACGTCGGGCGGAGTTGTCGGCTTTGATAGTTTTGGAGGTGGGTAAGCCTGTTAAGGAAGCAGACGCAGAGGTTTCGGAGGCAATAGATTTTTGTCGCTACTATGCTGATGAGATGGAACGGTTATATCAAGGTGTTAATTATGACGTACCTGGAGAAACTAACCGTTATATCTACCAGCCGCGAGGAATTGCGGTGGTGATTTCGCCGTGGAATTTTCCGTTGGCCATCGCCTGCGGAATGACTGTGGCTGCTTTGGTTACGGGTAATTGTACGCTGCTCAAACCTGCGGAAACATCTTCGATTATTACTGCCAAACTCACAGAAATTTTGGTTGAGGCGGGGATTCCCAAGGGTGTTTTTCAATACGTGCCAGGTAAGGGTTCGCAAGTCGGGGCGTATTTGGTAAGTCACCCTGATACTCATGTGATTGCTTTTACTGGTTCTCAAGAAGTGGGCTGTCGCATTTACTCAGAGGCGGCAACGCTGAAGCCTATGCAAAGGCACATGAAGCGAGTAATTGCAGAGATGGGTGGTAAGAATGCCATCATTGTCGATGAAAGTGCTGATTTAGATCAGGCAGTTGTCGGGGTTGTGCAGTCAGCTTTTGGTTACAGTGGGCAGAAATGCTCGGCTTGTTCGCGGGTGATAGTTGTCGAATCAATCTACGATACTTTTGTTGCTAGGTTAGTTGAGGCGACAAAATCCTTGAATATTGGCGAGGCTGAGTTACCGAGTACCCAGGTAGGGCCAGTGATTGATGCTAATGCCCGCGATCGCATCCGCGAGTATATTGAAAAAGGTAAGGCAGAAGCAAAGTTAGCCCTAGAGTTACCATCGCCAGCACAAGGATATTTTATCGGCCCAGTTATCTTCAGTGAAGTGCCACCCGATGGCGTTATTGCCCAACAAGAAATATTTGGGCCTGTGTTAGCTGTAATTAAGGTGAGGGATTTTGCCGAAGCCTTACAAGTTGCTAACGGGACAAATTACGCCTTAACTGGCGGTTTGTATTCCCGCACACCTTCCCATATTCAGCAAGCGCAGGAAGAATTTGAAGTCGGCAACTTGTACATTAACCGCAATATTACAGGGGCGATCGTAGCTCGGCAACCCTTCGGCGGTTTCAAACTTTCTGGCGTAGGTTCCAAAGCAGGCGGCCCTGACTACTTGTTACAGTTCCTTGAACCGCGCACAATCACAGAAAATATCCAACGCCAAGGCTTTGCCCCCATCGAAGGCGCAGATTAA
- a CDS encoding methionine aminopeptidase — MKTELIVILSTREIDKMRRAGRLAAKLLEHLEPLVKPGVTTQELNDEAERWTQAHGAKSAPLGYKGFPKSICTSVNEVICHGIPNAKQILKEGDIINIDVTPIVDGYHGDTSKTFIVGEPSEKAKKLVEVTQECLYRGIAEVKPGAKIGDIGAAIQEYAESEGFSVVRDFVGHGISNIFHTAPDVPHYGTRGKGKRLRPGMVFTIEPMINEGTWEVEMLNDGWTAVTRDRMLSAQFEHTIAVTEDGVEILTLPEVGETVQI; from the coding sequence ATGAAAACCGAACTAATCGTTATTTTATCCACAAGAGAAATCGACAAAATGCGTCGGGCAGGACGCTTGGCGGCTAAACTACTAGAGCATCTTGAGCCACTAGTGAAACCTGGCGTGACTACACAGGAACTCAATGATGAAGCTGAACGTTGGACACAGGCGCACGGTGCAAAAAGCGCCCCCCTTGGTTATAAAGGTTTCCCCAAGTCAATCTGCACCAGCGTGAATGAGGTAATCTGTCATGGCATCCCCAATGCTAAACAAATCCTCAAAGAAGGTGACATTATTAATATCGATGTTACGCCGATTGTGGATGGCTACCACGGTGATACATCAAAAACTTTTATTGTGGGTGAGCCTTCAGAGAAGGCAAAAAAATTGGTAGAAGTAACTCAAGAGTGCCTTTATCGGGGTATTGCTGAGGTGAAACCAGGAGCGAAGATAGGGGATATTGGGGCAGCAATTCAAGAGTATGCTGAGTCTGAAGGTTTTTCTGTGGTACGAGATTTTGTCGGACACGGTATCAGTAATATTTTCCATACTGCCCCAGATGTGCCGCACTATGGTACTCGTGGTAAAGGTAAGCGCCTGAGACCGGGAATGGTATTTACCATTGAGCCGATGATTAATGAAGGCACTTGGGAAGTAGAAATGTTAAATGATGGTTGGACAGCTGTGACGCGCGATCGCATGTTGTCGGCGCAATTTGAACATACAATTGCGGTAACAGAAGATGGCGTAGAAATTTTAACTTTACCCGAAGTTGGAGAGACTGTTCAAATTTAA
- a CDS encoding metal dependent phosphohydrolase, whose protein sequence is MKKQPFFQSLTQHLTDWRCSTARDRPVGWLVKKRQNSQSGRGQPQTNILHNFPRFLCKFSHHSKQHKRATVSRSMAKSIKTQTGINAVGLGWVHEQRSSVVFAIAVVSLTGVLGHKLYNQPQLQIGAYAPQTFKAPYSINIENKQQTEARRKAVSKSSTSVLMVDTSTTAKINQDLQQLLDQGNEIRSVAGSFPFLDTAALSLPTQQYLRACSDSEWKALLAAVENQSKQKLELLPKNQTRQKQKSVKYLPLFPSATGSPIEQNHSLTEPNSLNLTQSLASEQPKPSNTTQSKDFQLVVGELDAYRITTSAQNLLSLVQQISQVRQRYIQAKAQLLQLETANPQTIYQQTVILDLSDDDWSSTYTQVRQIADRILTQGIPEGLPDQILQKAVSIHVQDLVPKDAEALTSKLLLTVLKPNLKKDEAKTRIQAQQAMEGVLPVIVNVKQGEVIVRKGQKITDWQFDVLEEYKLIRRENNWLGLTKLAVIITGAIGIFVWVEKHNKHRLRQRDRLLILLLTLSTPGALAMGIVHTTWSGVGLLLGSFYSPILGATVIGLLLLVIPTSLEVSKIALLAGATGGILGSCIAQRLRSREELAILGVAIAATQGGLYLILSLFFGGAFGTGWYMVFQAAGLFTLSGLAWSIVALGVSPYLEKLFDLVTPIRLAELANPNRPLLKKLATATPGTFQHTLFVATLAEAAAKKLGCNVELVRAGTLYHDIGKMHDPLGFIENQMGGPNKHETEIQDPWKSAEIIKKHVSEGLVMARKHWLPTAIQAFIPEHQGTMLIAYFYHQAQQQAQADPSIKLDEADFRYDGPIPQSRETGIVMLADACEAALRSLKEVTPEQALTTLNNILRARWQDNQLQDSGLTRDEMTQIAQIFVEVWQQFHHKRIVYPKLKVSNK, encoded by the coding sequence AAGAAACGTCAAAATAGCCAAAGCGGCCGAGGCCAACCTCAAACCAATATTCTCCATAATTTTCCTCGGTTTTTGTGCAAATTCAGCCACCACAGCAAACAACATAAACGAGCAACGGTATCCAGATCAATGGCAAAATCGATCAAAACTCAGACTGGAATTAATGCAGTCGGTTTAGGCTGGGTACATGAACAACGTTCTTCTGTGGTTTTTGCGATCGCAGTTGTATCTCTGACAGGAGTGCTAGGTCATAAGTTATACAACCAACCCCAACTGCAAATAGGAGCCTACGCACCACAAACTTTCAAAGCCCCCTACTCTATCAATATTGAAAATAAACAGCAGACTGAAGCTAGACGTAAAGCTGTTAGTAAAAGTTCTACATCAGTGTTAATGGTCGATACTTCGACCACCGCCAAGATTAACCAAGACTTGCAACAACTTCTCGACCAAGGTAATGAAATTCGCTCTGTTGCTGGGTCTTTTCCTTTTTTGGACACCGCAGCTTTATCCTTACCTACCCAGCAATATTTACGTGCTTGTTCTGACTCCGAATGGAAAGCACTACTAGCAGCAGTCGAAAATCAGAGTAAACAGAAATTAGAGCTTTTACCAAAAAATCAAACTAGACAAAAACAGAAATCTGTCAAATATCTTCCTTTATTTCCATCAGCAACAGGTTCACCCATTGAGCAAAACCACTCTCTGACTGAACCTAATTCTCTCAACCTGACCCAGTCTCTAGCCTCTGAGCAACCTAAACCTAGTAATACCACCCAAAGTAAAGACTTTCAACTAGTAGTAGGAGAGTTAGACGCTTACCGAATCACCACCTCAGCACAAAACTTACTGTCATTAGTGCAGCAAATATCTCAAGTCCGCCAACGATATATCCAAGCAAAGGCGCAACTTTTACAGTTAGAAACTGCTAATCCACAAACAATTTATCAACAAACTGTCATCTTAGATTTATCAGATGATGATTGGTCATCTACATATACACAAGTTCGCCAAATTGCTGATCGCATTTTGACTCAAGGTATTCCCGAAGGACTACCAGATCAGATTTTACAAAAGGCGGTAAGTATACATGTCCAAGATTTGGTGCCAAAAGATGCTGAAGCTTTAACATCGAAGCTGTTATTGACAGTCTTAAAACCCAATTTAAAAAAAGATGAAGCAAAAACTCGCATCCAGGCGCAACAAGCAATGGAAGGAGTTTTACCTGTAATAGTCAATGTGAAGCAAGGTGAGGTAATTGTCCGTAAAGGACAAAAAATTACCGATTGGCAGTTTGATGTATTAGAAGAGTATAAATTAATTCGTCGGGAAAATAATTGGTTAGGGTTAACGAAGTTAGCAGTCATAATTACAGGTGCAATCGGGATTTTTGTGTGGGTAGAAAAGCACAACAAACATCGATTACGACAACGCGATCGCCTATTAATATTACTGCTAACTTTGAGTACCCCTGGCGCGCTCGCAATGGGGATAGTTCATACTACCTGGAGTGGCGTTGGTTTACTATTAGGGAGTTTTTATAGCCCGATTTTGGGTGCAACAGTTATCGGACTGTTGTTGCTAGTTATACCCACAAGTTTGGAAGTCAGTAAGATAGCGTTGTTGGCTGGTGCAACTGGAGGGATATTAGGTAGTTGCATTGCCCAAAGATTGCGATCGCGGGAAGAATTAGCAATATTAGGTGTAGCAATTGCAGCAACTCAAGGCGGCCTTTACCTAATTTTGAGTTTATTCTTTGGTGGAGCATTTGGTACAGGCTGGTACATGGTCTTTCAAGCAGCCGGATTATTCACTTTATCAGGTTTAGCTTGGAGTATCGTCGCCTTGGGCGTAAGTCCCTATTTAGAAAAACTCTTTGATTTAGTTACTCCCATTCGGTTAGCAGAACTGGCGAACCCCAATCGCCCCTTATTAAAAAAACTCGCCACAGCAACCCCAGGAACCTTTCAACACACCCTATTTGTGGCCACTCTGGCCGAAGCTGCGGCGAAAAAATTAGGGTGTAATGTTGAATTAGTTAGGGCTGGGACTTTATACCACGATATTGGTAAAATGCACGATCCTTTAGGTTTTATTGAAAACCAAATGGGTGGGCCAAATAAACACGAAACAGAAATTCAAGACCCTTGGAAAAGTGCCGAAATTATTAAAAAGCACGTTAGTGAAGGGTTAGTGATGGCACGTAAACATTGGTTGCCAACAGCAATTCAAGCGTTTATTCCCGAACATCAGGGTACAATGCTGATTGCTTATTTTTATCATCAAGCACAGCAGCAAGCTCAAGCCGACCCCAGTATAAAATTAGATGAAGCTGATTTTCGCTACGACGGCCCAATTCCCCAGTCACGAGAAACCGGAATTGTCATGTTAGCAGATGCTTGTGAAGCCGCACTGCGATCGCTCAAAGAAGTTACACCAGAACAAGCTTTAACCACACTCAATAATATTTTGCGTGCCAGATGGCAAGACAATCAACTACAAGACTCAGGACTAACACGAGATGAAATGACTCAAATTGCCCAAATTTTTGTGGAAGTTTGGCAGCAATTTCATCATAAACGCATTGTTTATCCCAAGTTAAAAGTTAGCAATAAGTAG
- the ubiE gene encoding ubiquinone/menaquinone biosynthesis methyltransferase codes for MTNEIRAIFDSIAPVYDQLNNWLSLGQHLIWKEMAIKWSGAKAGDTCIDLCCGSGDLALRLARRVGNTGQVYGVDFSPNLLATAQERSQQQYPQPAVTWVEADVLNLPFEDNQFDAATMGYGLRNVTDIPQSLREIHRVLKPGAKAAILDFHRPNNPQLRAFQQWYLDSMVVPMAENLGLKEQYAYISPSLDRFPRGDEQKELALQAGFASVTHYPIVNGMMGVLVVSKF; via the coding sequence ATGACTAATGAAATTCGCGCCATTTTCGACAGTATTGCTCCTGTATATGACCAGCTAAATAATTGGTTGAGTCTGGGACAACACCTGATATGGAAGGAAATGGCGATTAAATGGAGTGGTGCTAAAGCGGGAGATACTTGTATCGATTTGTGTTGTGGGAGTGGTGATTTAGCGTTGCGTTTAGCAAGGCGTGTCGGCAACACAGGACAAGTGTATGGCGTAGATTTTTCACCTAACCTACTGGCGACTGCTCAAGAACGCTCTCAACAACAATATCCCCAACCTGCCGTAACTTGGGTAGAAGCTGATGTTCTCAATTTGCCTTTTGAGGATAACCAATTTGATGCGGCGACAATGGGTTATGGGTTAAGAAATGTAACGGATATTCCCCAAAGCCTGAGAGAGATTCACCGGGTGCTAAAGCCAGGTGCTAAGGCTGCCATTTTAGACTTTCATCGACCGAATAATCCGCAGTTACGCGCTTTTCAACAATGGTACTTGGATTCTATGGTTGTACCAATGGCTGAAAATCTGGGATTAAAAGAGCAGTATGCCTACATTAGCCCCAGCTTAGATCGTTTCCCTAGAGGAGATGAACAAAAAGAACTGGCCCTGCAAGCTGGTTTTGCATCAGTTACACACTACCCCATTGTGAACGGTATGATGGGAGTACTGGTAGTCAGTAAATTTTAG